From Candidatus Polarisedimenticolaceae bacterium, a single genomic window includes:
- a CDS encoding DUF5752 family protein, translating into MTALASVRARAPFRFVDYEGLVVVTGLRAANLQELADQLRRVPGEVVHHHLYRSFLAHRYGSWDYPNDFATWVAEALGDRALAEKLSAIEPFKRTDLEQARAVVLEVVEEHLDGLAGVPWARRGFEFHFASGHYLELPTDREAWSVAELHEGIAHAPLSSLYFHFHEAKLRGGADDYSRWLEAEFGASAEVSRLRRIDFYFFSLEELRHRILRILEGHPEEGDA; encoded by the coding sequence GCGCCGTTCCGGTTCGTGGACTACGAGGGGCTCGTCGTCGTCACGGGGCTTCGCGCGGCGAATCTCCAGGAGCTCGCCGACCAGCTCCGTCGGGTTCCCGGCGAGGTCGTGCACCACCACCTGTACCGGTCGTTCCTCGCGCATCGCTACGGGTCGTGGGATTACCCGAACGACTTCGCGACCTGGGTCGCCGAGGCGCTCGGCGATCGCGCGCTCGCCGAGAAGCTCAGCGCGATCGAGCCCTTCAAGCGGACCGACCTCGAGCAGGCCAGGGCGGTCGTCCTCGAGGTCGTGGAGGAGCACCTCGACGGGCTCGCCGGGGTTCCGTGGGCCCGGCGCGGATTCGAGTTCCACTTCGCCTCCGGGCACTACCTCGAGCTTCCGACCGATCGCGAGGCGTGGAGCGTCGCGGAGCTGCACGAGGGGATCGCCCATGCGCCCCTGAGCAGCCTCTACTTCCACTTCCACGAGGCGAAGCTGCGCGGCGGAGCGGACGACTACTCCCGCTGGCTCGAGGCGGAGTTCGGCGCGTCGGCGGAGGTCTCACGACTTCGCCGGATCGACTTCTACTTCTTCAGCCTCGAGGAGCTGCGCCACCGGATCCTGCGCATCCTGGAGGGACATCCCGAGGAGGGCGACGCATGA